A genomic stretch from Flavobacterium humidisoli includes:
- a CDS encoding TonB-dependent receptor, protein MNRIILVSVLFLFQINAFAQQFSVKGKIINQNKTPLEFATATLLNPDKTLYQQASTDSLGNFALKAEKGNYLLLIEQFGTEFSNQSIHIHQDIDLGTLEVKEQIQLDGVTLKSRKKLVEQKVDRLVFNVENSVVATGGTALDALKSTPTVRVQNETISIVGKGEVLVMIDDRLNKMTQEDLVAFLRSIPADNIKSIEVITTPPAKYEAEGNSGLINIKLKTAKANSWTANLGAAYAQRSYESGNINGLFIYNYNKLSLQASINKGTEQFRTTSDNRIYYPNEVWKQDIANKSKTDLLSLGFGADYKRTENWTSGVKYLGSFNNRTSANNPLTTRYNAAGEINSYVFSNVNAQNKPQMNSVNWNNVFNLNKEGKNITVDLDYFNYQKDDSRAFSGNEVDNQKENILGTYFAAINSNLNRLKNYSAKMDVSLPYSWANISFGGKGFYTNTKNNLTVFDNETGTPILNTNYSNIFTYKEYNEAIYFSANKKLSEKWETQIGLRTEATQTEGYSENLDQTHKNNYIKLFPTAYVTYNANDSNSYSIDYSRRIRRPDFDYLNPFVIRTSPFYYSEGNPFLKPSIIDNLQFSYIRNQKWVNNVYFSQVSDFGQELAIIDPETNITKSTPINYADTYQIGVSTYYNFNKYPWLNSFMGFNLNYQNVKSRTNLIASVDGYNGYIYTNNDFTVNQSKTLFLGLNYGLQLPGRYQVFNISTLNILDVSVKFLALKKNLSITLTGEDVLNAQKPLISYYSNGIKNTMKNYGDSRAFRIALSYKFGNQSVKSNERNFGNEEERNRAN, encoded by the coding sequence ATGAACAGAATCATTTTAGTATCAGTCTTATTCCTATTTCAAATTAACGCCTTTGCCCAACAATTTTCTGTAAAAGGAAAAATCATCAATCAAAACAAAACGCCGTTGGAGTTTGCAACTGCTACTTTATTAAACCCCGATAAAACTTTATACCAGCAAGCTTCAACAGACAGTTTGGGAAATTTTGCACTGAAAGCAGAAAAAGGAAATTATCTGCTCCTAATAGAACAATTTGGAACTGAATTTAGTAATCAATCCATTCATATCCATCAAGATATTGATCTAGGAACATTGGAAGTAAAAGAGCAGATTCAGCTTGATGGCGTGACTTTAAAGTCAAGAAAAAAACTGGTAGAGCAAAAAGTAGATCGTTTGGTTTTTAATGTCGAAAACTCTGTGGTTGCCACTGGCGGAACTGCTTTGGATGCTTTAAAATCTACGCCAACAGTGAGAGTTCAGAACGAAACGATTTCTATTGTTGGAAAAGGAGAAGTTTTGGTTATGATTGATGATCGTTTGAATAAAATGACTCAGGAAGATCTAGTTGCATTTTTAAGATCGATTCCAGCAGATAACATTAAAAGTATTGAAGTAATTACAACGCCTCCAGCAAAATATGAAGCGGAAGGAAATAGCGGTTTAATCAATATTAAATTGAAGACCGCTAAAGCGAATTCATGGACCGCTAATCTCGGAGCTGCTTATGCACAAAGAAGTTATGAAAGCGGAAACATAAACGGATTGTTTATTTACAATTACAATAAACTTTCGCTTCAAGCTTCTATTAATAAAGGAACAGAACAATTTCGCACGACCTCAGACAACCGAATTTATTATCCTAATGAAGTTTGGAAACAAGATATTGCAAACAAATCAAAAACAGATTTATTGAGTCTTGGTTTTGGTGCCGATTATAAACGGACTGAAAATTGGACTTCTGGAGTAAAATATTTAGGAAGTTTTAATAATAGAACTTCAGCAAATAATCCGTTGACAACTCGTTATAATGCAGCAGGAGAAATCAATTCTTATGTATTTTCTAATGTAAATGCACAGAACAAACCGCAAATGAATTCGGTTAACTGGAATAATGTTTTTAATTTAAATAAAGAAGGCAAAAACATTACGGTTGATTTGGATTACTTCAACTATCAAAAAGACGATTCGCGTGCATTTTCAGGAAATGAAGTGGATAATCAGAAAGAAAATATTCTTGGAACTTATTTTGCGGCAATTAATTCTAATTTGAACCGATTAAAAAATTATTCGGCAAAAATGGATGTTTCTCTTCCTTATTCTTGGGCGAATATTAGCTTTGGCGGAAAAGGATTTTATACGAACACTAAAAATAATCTAACGGTTTTTGACAACGAAACTGGAACTCCAATTCTGAACACAAATTACTCTAATATATTCACTTACAAAGAATACAACGAAGCAATCTATTTTTCTGCAAACAAAAAATTAAGCGAAAAATGGGAAACGCAAATTGGTTTAAGAACCGAAGCCACACAAACAGAAGGTTATTCTGAAAACCTAGATCAAACCCATAAAAACAATTATATAAAATTGTTTCCAACGGCGTATGTGACTTACAATGCGAATGATAGCAACTCATATTCTATAGATTACAGCCGAAGAATTCGCAGACCTGATTTTGATTATTTGAATCCGTTTGTGATTAGAACCAGTCCGTTTTACTATTCTGAAGGAAATCCGTTTTTGAAGCCTTCTATTATAGACAACTTACAATTCTCCTATATTCGCAATCAAAAATGGGTTAATAATGTCTATTTTTCTCAAGTTTCTGATTTCGGTCAAGAATTAGCAATTATTGATCCTGAAACCAATATCACGAAAAGTACGCCTATCAATTACGCTGACACTTACCAAATCGGTGTTTCAACCTATTACAATTTCAATAAATATCCATGGTTGAACAGCTTTATGGGATTCAATTTAAACTATCAAAATGTAAAATCGAGAACGAATCTAATTGCTTCTGTAGATGGTTATAACGGTTACATTTACACCAATAATGATTTTACAGTAAATCAATCAAAAACTCTTTTTCTAGGTTTAAATTATGGTTTGCAATTGCCAGGACGCTATCAAGTTTTTAATATTTCGACTTTAAATATTTTGGATGTTTCAGTGAAATTTCTAGCATTAAAAAAGAATCTATCGATTACTTTAACCGGAGAAGATGTATTGAATGCACAAAAACCTTTAATTTCTTATTATTCAAACGGAATTAAAAATACAATGAAAAATTATGGCGATTCAAGAGCTTTTAGAATTGCTTTAAGCTACAAATTCGGAAACCAAAGTGTAAAATCTAATGAAAGAAATTTTGGAAATGAAGAGGAAAGGAATCGAGCGAACTAA
- a CDS encoding TetR/AcrR family transcriptional regulator yields MTKGEETRQFIIEKAAPIFNTKGIAATSMSDIMEATKLSKGSMYVHFENKDVLACAAVDHNMKILSSKLETALREGKKAKDQLFAYIDFFSNPINPPVIGGCPLLNFGTEADDTNPIVKEKVNNAIKRGQLLLTSIIEKGIADKEFDPDWNASEFAIALFAMLEGGHLMSRMSGNNDNMKTIEKTLKKIISEKLI; encoded by the coding sequence ATGACAAAAGGTGAAGAAACCAGACAATTTATTATAGAAAAAGCCGCTCCTATCTTTAACACAAAAGGAATTGCAGCTACTTCTATGAGCGATATTATGGAGGCAACCAAACTGTCTAAAGGAAGTATGTATGTTCATTTTGAAAATAAGGATGTTTTGGCTTGTGCTGCCGTAGATCATAATATGAAAATATTAAGCTCTAAACTGGAAACGGCACTTAGAGAAGGAAAAAAAGCCAAAGACCAGCTTTTTGCTTATATCGATTTTTTTAGTAATCCGATCAATCCACCAGTAATTGGCGGATGTCCTTTGCTAAACTTTGGAACAGAAGCCGACGATACGAACCCGATTGTAAAAGAAAAAGTAAACAACGCCATCAAACGTGGACAGCTGCTTTTAACTTCGATTATAGAAAAAGGAATCGCAGACAAAGAATTTGATCCTGATTGGAATGCATCAGAATTTGCCATTGCGCTTTTTGCCATGCTTGAGGGAGGCCATTTAATGTCTCGTATGTCTGGCAATAACGATAATATGAAAACAATAGAAAAAACGCTTAAAAAAATTATATCTGAAAAATTGATATAA
- a CDS encoding SDR family NAD(P)-dependent oxidoreductase, producing MSKTILITGASKGFGRAWAEAFLAKGYNVAGTARNLETLNDLKEKYGNAILPLKLDVNNRQESLEVVQKVKQHFGTIDVLINNAGYALTGAVEEASEQEAREQFETNFFGTLWLTQAVLPIMREQKSGHIIQVSSILGLATLPTAMGLYSASKFAVEGLSETLASEVKQFGINVTLLEPNGYESNIWHTGITSESLPYYDEIKKALAERENIFGKVQATAPAVVNLVESENPPLRLLLGKVALPFVKQSYEQRLENWEKWNDVSVEAHG from the coding sequence ATGTCAAAAACAATTTTAATTACAGGAGCTTCAAAAGGATTTGGAAGAGCTTGGGCAGAAGCTTTTTTAGCTAAAGGATACAATGTAGCAGGAACTGCTAGAAACCTTGAAACCTTAAACGATTTAAAAGAAAAATACGGAAATGCAATTTTACCTTTAAAATTGGATGTAAATAACCGTCAAGAATCATTAGAAGTAGTTCAAAAAGTAAAACAGCATTTTGGAACAATTGATGTTTTGATCAACAATGCCGGTTACGCGCTTACAGGTGCTGTAGAAGAAGCAAGCGAACAAGAAGCGAGAGAGCAATTTGAAACGAATTTCTTTGGAACTTTGTGGCTAACACAAGCGGTGCTTCCTATTATGAGAGAGCAAAAAAGCGGTCACATTATTCAAGTTTCATCCATTTTAGGATTGGCAACTTTACCAACAGCAATGGGACTGTACAGCGCTTCTAAATTTGCTGTAGAAGGTTTAAGCGAAACGTTAGCATCAGAAGTAAAACAATTCGGAATTAACGTAACTTTATTAGAACCAAACGGATACGAATCTAATATCTGGCATACTGGAATTACTAGCGAAAGTTTACCGTATTATGACGAAATCAAAAAAGCTCTAGCTGAAAGAGAAAACATATTCGGAAAAGTGCAGGCAACAGCTCCAGCAGTTGTGAATTTGGTAGAATCAGAAAATCCGCCGTTACGATTGTTGTTAGGAAAAGTAGCGTTACCATTCGTAAAACAAAGCTACGAGCAAAGATTAGAAAACTGGGAAAAATGGAATGACGTTTCAGTTGAAGCCCATGGTTAA
- a CDS encoding PepSY-associated TM helix domain-containing protein, producing the protein MTQGFKNTIRQIHLWLGLASGLIVFIVSITGFLYVFEEEIRVFSQKEYLHVPVQEKPFIGLKTIIENYERLEPKQKITALKIDKKEPNATVQISTKKKKTYYFNPYDGTLINQKGADWLNTVLEIHRTLLLGEVGEFIQGWSVVIFIVMLITGLILWFPNQRRLIKQSLKIKWSGSFKRVNFDLHQVLGFYASLFLLLIAFSGTYFKYDAVKKGVSIVTGSKLRKGDEVVSTAKIDSTTIPVRYNNIYESANAKYPGATSVSFSIRKTGELRLRMTYPNDWARNQNTLFFDGKTGQMLRTKLYKDNNAADVYEASNHDLHTGVFFGITGKIIWSLVSLIGASLPITGFIIWWKKGKKSKKKKTKN; encoded by the coding sequence ATGACCCAAGGTTTTAAAAATACTATTAGACAAATACATTTGTGGCTCGGTTTAGCATCGGGCCTCATTGTTTTTATAGTGAGCATTACCGGATTTCTTTATGTTTTTGAAGAAGAAATTCGTGTTTTTTCGCAGAAAGAATATCTTCACGTTCCTGTTCAGGAAAAGCCATTTATAGGTTTAAAAACTATAATTGAAAATTATGAACGTCTGGAACCGAAGCAGAAAATCACGGCTCTAAAAATTGACAAAAAAGAACCGAATGCCACAGTTCAAATTTCGACAAAAAAGAAAAAGACCTATTATTTTAATCCGTACGATGGTACTTTAATAAACCAGAAAGGAGCAGACTGGCTCAATACGGTTCTGGAAATACACCGCACTTTGTTATTGGGAGAAGTTGGTGAATTTATTCAAGGATGGTCCGTTGTAATTTTCATTGTTATGCTGATTACGGGATTAATTTTATGGTTTCCAAATCAAAGACGTTTAATTAAACAATCTTTAAAAATAAAGTGGAGCGGTTCTTTTAAAAGAGTAAATTTCGATCTGCATCAAGTTTTAGGATTTTACGCTTCTTTATTTTTGCTTTTAATTGCTTTTTCGGGAACGTATTTTAAATACGATGCTGTAAAAAAAGGCGTGAGCATAGTGACAGGAAGTAAACTTAGAAAAGGTGATGAAGTAGTTTCTACTGCTAAAATAGATTCGACTACAATTCCTGTTCGTTATAATAATATCTACGAAAGTGCTAATGCAAAATATCCTGGCGCAACTTCAGTTTCATTTTCGATAAGAAAAACAGGAGAATTGCGATTAAGAATGACGTATCCAAATGATTGGGCAAGAAACCAAAACACGCTTTTCTTTGATGGAAAAACAGGACAGATGCTTCGCACTAAATTATACAAAGACAATAACGCAGCCGATGTTTATGAAGCCAGTAATCATGATCTCCATACAGGAGTTTTCTTTGGTATTACAGGGAAAATAATCTGGAGTTTGGTCAGTTTGATTGGAGCTTCTTTGCCTATTACGGGATTTATTATTTGGTGGAAGAAAGGGAAAAAGTCTAAAAAGAAAAAGACTAAAAATTAA
- a CDS encoding TonB-dependent receptor gives MKTIFKTLKNNVISQVFVAFLILFSCSETAFSQSTVGTISGKAVLKDGNFLQGATVKISELNKTTTTDSDGAYQLKNIPFGTYFVEIKLNGYESSPVSVIVDQNNTEVTLDFEMAYTSQKLEEVIVSSGGNRFARKESEEVSKMKLKNMENPQVYTIVSKELMKEQVITDYNSAFKNVPGAGIAEVRNQGRTTNISRGFATPQLVRNGVGSFTYNTIDPSNLERIEVIKGPSATLFGSTISSFGGLFNRVTKKPFNFFKGEVSYSAGDWDLNRLTADINTPLNEDKTALFRINTALHSERSFQDAGFNKSFFIAPSFSYEVNESLTLLIDAEFSVSKGTSPTRLAPYTKADATAHSIEELGIPYKLSFANNTVNYTGQQYNIFAQLKYKISEEWTSQTIVSRTRSSSEGYVVALTMLSNETLRQQVTNQDYPYYGTDIQQNFNGDFKIGKLRNRVVAGLDFYSLRATRNDATVNMPALNFRKPGDAYNNFTINKIEPLFANATYTNLVSNDERTYSAYVSDVLNVTDKLLVMAGVRADRYINKGVYYPSRDSIAGNYNQTAFSPRLGAVYQVVKDKVSVFGNYMNGFNNVGGSDFDGNTFKPNQANQLEGGVKFGFNKISATFSYYDIKVTNVTRDDPDHINFQIQDGTQLSKGFEAEFIANPIKGLNIVAGYTYNDSKYTKANPSINGLRPTTAGSPTTANLWASYRLTEGAASGLGFGFGGIYGSEYYQTNTSTFKFSIPSYTVLDASVFYDRPKFRLGLKVDNLTNEKYWSYRLAAQNPTRVTGNITFKF, from the coding sequence ATGAAAACAATTTTTAAAACACTTAAAAACAATGTTATAAGTCAAGTGTTTGTTGCCTTTTTGATTCTTTTCTCCTGTTCAGAAACGGCTTTTTCTCAATCAACTGTTGGTACAATTTCTGGTAAGGCTGTTCTTAAAGACGGAAATTTTTTACAAGGTGCAACAGTGAAAATTTCAGAACTAAATAAAACTACAACGACCGATTCTGATGGTGCGTATCAATTAAAAAATATTCCTTTTGGAACCTATTTTGTTGAAATAAAATTGAATGGTTACGAATCTTCTCCAGTTTCTGTTATTGTGGATCAGAATAACACAGAAGTTACTCTTGATTTTGAAATGGCCTACACTTCGCAAAAATTAGAAGAAGTAATTGTAAGCTCTGGAGGAAACCGATTTGCAAGAAAAGAAAGTGAAGAGGTTTCTAAAATGAAACTCAAAAACATGGAGAATCCTCAGGTTTATACTATTGTTAGTAAGGAATTGATGAAAGAGCAAGTGATTACAGATTACAACAGTGCTTTTAAAAACGTTCCTGGCGCAGGTATTGCCGAAGTGAGAAATCAAGGTAGAACGACTAACATTTCTAGAGGTTTTGCAACGCCTCAATTAGTAAGAAATGGGGTTGGAAGTTTTACCTATAATACAATTGATCCTTCCAATTTAGAGCGTATTGAAGTTATCAAAGGACCATCGGCAACTTTGTTTGGAAGTACTATTTCTTCTTTTGGCGGATTGTTTAATAGAGTTACTAAAAAGCCTTTTAATTTCTTTAAAGGAGAGGTTTCTTATTCGGCTGGCGATTGGGATTTGAACCGTTTAACGGCTGATATTAATACGCCTCTTAATGAAGACAAAACGGCTCTTTTTAGAATTAATACGGCATTGCACAGCGAGAGAAGCTTTCAAGACGCAGGTTTTAATAAAAGTTTTTTCATCGCGCCAAGTTTTTCTTATGAAGTAAATGAAAGTCTGACTTTGTTAATTGATGCTGAGTTTAGTGTTTCTAAAGGAACGTCTCCAACAAGGTTAGCGCCTTATACAAAAGCAGATGCGACTGCTCACAGCATAGAAGAATTAGGAATTCCGTATAAGCTTTCTTTTGCAAATAATACCGTAAACTATACAGGTCAGCAGTACAATATTTTTGCTCAATTGAAGTATAAAATTTCAGAAGAGTGGACTTCACAGACCATCGTTTCCCGTACAAGATCTTCATCTGAAGGATATGTTGTGGCTTTGACGATGTTAAGTAATGAAACTCTTAGACAGCAAGTTACCAATCAAGATTATCCCTATTATGGTACAGATATTCAGCAGAATTTCAACGGAGACTTTAAAATAGGCAAATTGCGTAATAGAGTAGTGGCAGGTTTAGATTTTTACAGTCTTCGCGCGACACGCAACGATGCAACGGTAAACATGCCAGCGCTTAACTTTAGAAAACCTGGAGATGCATACAACAATTTTACAATCAATAAAATAGAGCCTTTATTTGCAAATGCAACATACACTAATTTGGTATCGAATGACGAAAGAACTTATAGTGCGTATGTTTCTGATGTGTTGAATGTTACAGATAAATTATTGGTAATGGCAGGTGTTAGAGCTGACCGTTATATCAATAAGGGAGTGTATTATCCAAGTCGCGATTCTATTGCTGGAAATTATAATCAAACGGCCTTTTCTCCGAGATTGGGAGCGGTTTATCAAGTGGTTAAAGATAAGGTTTCTGTTTTCGGAAATTACATGAACGGATTCAACAATGTTGGCGGATCTGATTTTGACGGAAATACTTTCAAACCAAATCAAGCCAATCAATTAGAAGGTGGAGTTAAATTTGGCTTTAATAAAATTAGCGCAACTTTTAGCTATTACGATATCAAAGTAACCAATGTTACTCGTGATGATCCAGATCACATCAACTTTCAGATTCAGGACGGAACGCAATTAAGTAAAGGTTTTGAAGCTGAATTCATTGCAAATCCAATTAAAGGTTTAAATATCGTTGCAGGTTACACGTACAATGACAGTAAATATACAAAAGCAAATCCGAGCATTAATGGTTTAAGGCCAACAACTGCTGGTTCGCCTACAACGGCCAATCTTTGGGCAAGTTATAGATTGACAGAAGGTGCTGCTTCAGGTCTTGGATTTGGTTTTGGAGGAATTTATGGAAGCGAATATTATCAAACGAATACTTCAACTTTTAAATTTAGTATTCCTTCTTATACCGTTTTGGATGCTTCTGTGTTTTATGATAGACCAAAATTTAGATTAGGATTAAAAGTAGATAATCTCACCAACGAAAAATACTGGTCTTATCGTTTAGCGGCTCAAAACCCAACGAGAGTTACAGGAAATATTACGTTTAAATTCTAA
- a CDS encoding carbohydrate kinase family protein, with protein sequence MSNDKKLKAVAFGEVLWDIFGNEKKIGGAPLNVALRMKALGVDSNMISCVGNDADGEEIINEVSKLGLETNTLLRSNDFPTGLVNVTLDESKSATYEILYPSAWDKIILNEETRELVVNSDVLIYGSLVCRDEVSRKALEELLHTHTYKVFDVNLRKPHYDYEILQHLMQSANFIKFNDEELMEISAALDSPYNTLEENMNFICSLTNATAICVTRGKDGALLLWDKHLYENEGYTVKVEDTVGAGDSFLGALVTSLLNGKEPQAALNFACATGALVAGSAGGNPEISIFDIENLINKN encoded by the coding sequence ATGAGCAACGACAAAAAACTAAAAGCTGTCGCTTTCGGAGAAGTACTTTGGGATATTTTTGGCAATGAAAAGAAAATTGGTGGAGCGCCATTAAATGTTGCGCTGCGCATGAAAGCCTTAGGCGTTGATTCTAATATGATTAGCTGTGTAGGAAATGATGCAGATGGAGAGGAAATTATAAACGAAGTCAGCAAACTAGGTCTAGAAACAAATACTCTTTTAAGATCTAATGATTTCCCGACAGGATTGGTCAATGTAACATTAGACGAAAGTAAATCGGCTACTTATGAGATTCTTTATCCTTCGGCTTGGGACAAAATTATCCTAAACGAAGAAACGAGAGAATTGGTCGTAAACTCAGATGTTTTAATTTATGGAAGTTTGGTCTGCAGAGATGAAGTTTCTAGAAAAGCTTTAGAAGAATTACTCCACACGCATACCTATAAAGTTTTTGATGTCAATCTTCGAAAACCACATTATGATTACGAAATTCTACAACACTTAATGCAGTCTGCAAATTTCATCAAATTTAATGATGAAGAGCTGATGGAAATAAGTGCTGCATTAGATTCTCCTTACAACACTTTAGAAGAAAATATGAACTTCATCTGTTCTTTAACCAATGCCACGGCAATCTGTGTGACAAGAGGAAAAGATGGAGCTTTACTTTTATGGGATAAACATCTTTACGAAAACGAAGGCTATACCGTAAAAGTTGAAGATACAGTTGGTGCAGGAGATTCATTTTTAGGAGCTTTGGTCACTTCACTTTTAAATGGAAAAGAACCACAAGCGGCCTTAAATTTTGCTTGTGCCACGGGAGCTTTAGTCGCCGGATCTGCAGGTGGAAATCCCGAAATTTCAATCTTTGACATTGAAAATTTGATCAATAAAAACTAA
- a CDS encoding HAD-IIB family hydrolase, translating to MMKKLRISLINIHGLLKGSGLEIGRDADNGGQTKYIYELAEFLSQHEDVEHVHLFTRLIDDPALSPEYAVPIEIINDKLDIRRIPFLGKKYKAKEQLWEGLDTFVNGAMQHIKQYNIFPDWIHSHYADAGYAAAELSAVLNIPFAHTGHSLGFYKKKKLIESGETEEELEKKYKFKARIAAEERTLELAEFIVTSTEQEIETYKAYKNFELGKYHAISPGIDTRKFVPYYYQENDSDKHMEEAQRKYWVAESISKFLTNPHKPIILALSRPDRHKNLNTLIEVYGKDKELQSMANLVIFAGIRKDIAKMPESEKNVLTDLLLLMDKYDLYGKMAIPKKHDVENEVSIIYRYAAEKRGVFVNLALHENFGLTVIESASSGLPVVVTKNGGPSEIIPVCQNGELVNPQEESQIKKALRNILTDENKWKYYSNNGAINIQKHYSWISHVNHYVDIINENLSVSSTGIKKQHYPNINIDRLKRKIDHLLVSDIDGTLIEPKLANPGLKELKAHLTNRTDKMAFAMASGRNLALVKKVIDEEEFPLPDFIICSVGTEIYYTNGKDYILDKGWAKFLSGRWKREEIVNKLKGIKWIKLQEEEAQNPFKISYYYDKEHYNHDELIQVLGTGWYKVNIIPSHGQFLDFIPKRASKGNAIKFLCRKWSIPLGNVIAAGDSGNDVDMFRGPVKGIIVGNRSSELADYETTKSIYVAKNSASEGILEGLKYYKVIK from the coding sequence ATGATGAAAAAATTACGAATTTCTCTTATCAATATACACGGACTTTTGAAGGGTTCTGGTCTCGAAATCGGTCGAGATGCTGACAACGGAGGTCAGACCAAATACATATACGAACTAGCAGAATTTTTATCGCAACATGAAGATGTAGAACACGTTCATCTTTTTACCAGATTAATAGATGATCCCGCTCTTTCGCCAGAATACGCCGTACCTATAGAAATTATAAATGATAAACTGGACATAAGGCGCATTCCGTTTCTGGGGAAAAAGTATAAAGCAAAAGAACAGCTTTGGGAAGGTCTTGATACTTTTGTGAACGGCGCAATGCAACACATCAAACAATACAATATTTTCCCAGATTGGATTCACTCCCACTACGCTGATGCGGGATATGCTGCAGCCGAATTGTCAGCCGTTTTAAACATTCCTTTCGCACATACAGGACATTCTTTAGGATTCTACAAAAAGAAAAAACTAATTGAAAGCGGAGAAACGGAAGAAGAACTTGAAAAAAAATACAAATTCAAAGCCAGAATCGCTGCCGAAGAAAGAACATTAGAACTCGCAGAATTTATTGTTACTTCTACCGAACAGGAAATTGAAACCTATAAAGCATACAAAAACTTCGAATTAGGAAAATACCACGCCATTTCTCCTGGAATTGATACCCGAAAATTTGTTCCTTATTATTATCAAGAAAACGATTCGGACAAACATATGGAAGAAGCGCAACGAAAATATTGGGTTGCCGAAAGCATTTCTAAATTTTTAACCAATCCGCACAAGCCTATAATTCTGGCACTTTCAAGACCTGACCGTCATAAAAACTTGAATACTTTAATTGAAGTTTACGGAAAAGACAAAGAACTCCAAAGCATGGCCAATCTGGTCATTTTTGCTGGTATTCGAAAAGATATTGCCAAAATGCCAGAATCTGAAAAGAACGTTTTGACAGATTTGCTTCTTTTGATGGATAAATACGATCTGTACGGAAAAATGGCAATTCCGAAGAAACATGATGTCGAAAATGAAGTATCGATTATCTACCGTTATGCCGCAGAAAAAAGAGGCGTTTTTGTGAATTTAGCTTTGCATGAAAACTTCGGTTTGACTGTAATAGAATCGGCTAGTTCTGGGCTTCCCGTTGTGGTAACCAAAAATGGTGGGCCTTCAGAAATTATTCCGGTTTGTCAAAACGGAGAATTGGTAAATCCACAAGAAGAAAGCCAAATTAAAAAAGCGCTCCGCAATATTCTAACCGATGAAAATAAATGGAAATATTATTCGAATAATGGAGCGATCAATATTCAAAAACATTACAGCTGGATTAGCCACGTCAATCACTATGTAGATATAATTAATGAAAACCTATCTGTTTCCTCGACTGGAATCAAAAAACAGCATTATCCAAATATCAATATCGACCGATTGAAAAGAAAAATAGATCATCTTTTGGTTTCAGATATTGACGGCACTTTAATAGAACCAAAACTAGCCAATCCAGGTTTGAAAGAATTAAAAGCCCATTTAACCAATCGTACCGACAAAATGGCTTTTGCAATGGCTTCTGGACGCAATTTGGCACTTGTAAAAAAAGTAATTGACGAAGAAGAATTTCCTCTACCCGATTTCATTATCTGTTCAGTTGGAACTGAAATCTATTACACAAACGGAAAGGATTATATTTTAGATAAAGGCTGGGCCAAGTTTCTCTCTGGAAGATGGAAAAGAGAAGAAATTGTCAATAAACTGAAAGGCATAAAATGGATTAAACTGCAGGAAGAAGAAGCGCAAAATCCTTTTAAAATTTCTTATTACTATGACAAAGAACATTACAATCATGACGAGTTAATTCAAGTTTTAGGAACAGGATGGTACAAAGTCAATATTATTCCGAGTCACGGTCAGTTTTTAGATTTTATTCCGAAAAGAGCTTCTAAAGGAAATGCTATTAAATTTTTATGCAGAAAATGGTCCATTCCTTTAGGAAATGTAATTGCTGCGGGAGATTCTGGAAATGATGTTGATATGTTTAGAGGTCCAGTAAAAGGGATTATAGTAGGAAATCGAAGTTCTGAACTTGCCGATTACGAAACAACCAAAAGCATATATGTTGCTAAAAATTCGGCCTCAGAAGGGATTTTGGAAGGATTAAAATATTATAAAGTCATAAAATAA